The Arvicanthis niloticus isolate mArvNil1 chromosome 2, mArvNil1.pat.X, whole genome shotgun sequence genome includes a window with the following:
- the Aplnr gene encoding apelin receptor produces MEDDGYNYYGADNQSECDYADWTPSGALIPAIYILVFLLGTTGNGLVLWTVFRSSREKRRSADIFIASLAVADLTFVVTLPLWATYTYREFDWPFGTFSCKLSSYLIFVNMYASVFCLTGLSFDRYLAIVRPVANARLRLRVSGAVATAVLWVLAALLAVPVMVFRSTDIPENGTKIQCYMDYSMVATSNSEWAWEVGLGVSSTAVGFVVPFTIMLTCYFFIAQTIAGHFRKERIEGLRKRRRLLSIIVVLVVTFALCWMPYHLVKTLYMLGNLLHWPCDFDSFLMNVFPYCTCISYVNSCLNPFLYAFFDPRFRQACTSMLCCDQSRCRGTPHSSSAEKSASYSSGHSQGPGPNMGKGGEQMHEKSIPYSQETLVD; encoded by the coding sequence ATGGAAGATGATGGTTACAACTACTATGGGGCTGACAACCAGTCTGAATGTGACTACGCAGACTGGACGCCCTCTGGAGCTCTCATCCCCGCCATCTACATTCTGGTTTTCCTTCTAGGCACCACGGGCAATGGCCTGGTGCTCTGGACCGTGTTTCGGAGCAGCCGCGAAAAGAGACGCTCAGCTGACATCTTCATTGCCAGCCTGGCAGTGGCTGACTTGACCTTTGTGGTGACTTTGCCACTGTGGGCCACTTATACCTACCGGGAGTTTGACTGGCCTTTTGGAACCTTCTCTTGCAAGCTCAGCAGCTACCTCATCTTTGTCAACATGTACGCCAGTGTCTTTTGCCTCACCGGCCTCAGCTTTGACCGGTACCTGGCCATTGTCAGGCCAGTGGCCAATGCTCGATTAAGGTTGCGAGTCAGCGGGGCCGTGGCCACAGCAGTCCTGTGGGTGCTGGCTGCCCTTCTAGCGGTGCCTGTCATGGTGTTCCGTTCCACAGACATCCCAGAAAACGGCACCAAGATCCAGTGCTACATGGACTACTCTATGGTGGCCACTTCAAACTCAGAGTGGGCCTGGGAGGTGGGCCTTGGAGTGTCCTCCACTGCTGTGGGCTTTGTGGTGCCCTTCACCATCATGCTGACATGTTATTTCTTCATTGCCCAAACCATTGCTGGCCATTTCCGAAAGGAGCGCATTGAGGGCCTGCGGAAGAGGCGCCGGCTGCTCAGCATCATCGTGGTGCTGGTGGTGACCTTTGCCCTGTGCTGGATGCCTTACCACCTGGTGAAGACTCTCTACATGCTGGGCAATTTGCTGCACTGGCCTTGTGACTTTGACAGCTTCCTCATGAATGTCTTTCCCTATTGCACCTGTATCAGTTACGTCAACAGCTGCCTCAACCCTTTCCTCTATGCCTTCTTCGACCCCCGATTTCGTCAAGCCTGCACCTCCATGCTCTGCTGTGATCAGAGCCGGTGCAGAGGCACCCCTCACAGCAGCAGTGCCGAGAAGTCAGCCAGTTATTCTTCTGGGCACAGTCAGGGCCCTGGCCCCAACATGGGAAAGGGGGGAGAGCAGATGCACGAGAAATCAATTCCTTATAGTCAAGAAACCCTTGTGGACTAG